The following coding sequences lie in one Paenibacillus durus ATCC 35681 genomic window:
- a CDS encoding DUF294 nucleotidyltransferase-like domain-containing protein, producing MTQTESDDWDYKAVHESIVTSGSPQELKTRRIACQSILLEQLNVIPIEEWMLRVNAMHDAIAEAAVVLSEAQMIEAGHGPPPCAYSFIVFGSAGRKETTLWSDQDNGLIIEGEPEEAKEKYFEEFGIRLSLLLANSGYEKCEGKVMVSEPMWRKTLTEWKEQITGWRTQFEWEPIRYLIICSDMRHVAGDRSLSEQWLDFYHEGFIDNPKLWAAVLRNTVRHKATLNLLGQVLTERFGDHAGGFDVKYGLYIPLVNGVRYFALQHGIRKTSTLERLEILSKEYQHLPEGVRSAFLTALKMRVNTPYSVHDGLLSGSDFASENELRNRQLMSELRDSLLLVRRIHRVLQRQLRSAERRQL from the coding sequence GTGACCCAGACGGAGTCCGACGATTGGGACTATAAGGCAGTTCATGAGTCCATCGTAACATCCGGTTCGCCCCAGGAGCTGAAGACAAGGCGCATAGCCTGTCAAAGCATTCTCCTGGAACAGTTAAATGTTATCCCAATTGAGGAATGGATGCTGCGTGTCAATGCGATGCATGATGCTATCGCAGAAGCGGCGGTTGTTTTATCCGAGGCGCAGATGATTGAGGCGGGCCATGGCCCGCCTCCCTGCGCTTATTCCTTTATTGTGTTCGGCAGCGCAGGCAGAAAAGAAACGACGCTGTGGAGCGACCAAGATAACGGGCTGATTATCGAAGGAGAACCGGAGGAAGCGAAGGAGAAGTATTTTGAAGAATTCGGGATTAGGCTTTCCTTACTGTTGGCTAATAGCGGATATGAGAAATGCGAAGGCAAGGTCATGGTTTCCGAGCCGATGTGGCGGAAGACTCTGACTGAATGGAAGGAGCAGATTACGGGCTGGAGAACCCAGTTTGAATGGGAACCCATTCGATATTTGATAATCTGTTCCGATATGCGCCATGTTGCGGGAGACCGCAGCCTCTCCGAGCAGTGGCTGGATTTTTATCATGAAGGGTTTATCGATAACCCTAAGCTATGGGCGGCTGTTCTGCGAAATACCGTCCGTCATAAAGCGACGCTTAATCTGCTCGGGCAGGTGCTCACCGAACGGTTCGGGGATCATGCCGGCGGATTTGACGTCAAATATGGGCTATACATTCCGTTAGTTAACGGTGTGAGATATTTTGCTTTGCAGCATGGAATTCGTAAGACCTCGACATTAGAAAGGCTGGAAATATTGAGCAAGGAGTACCAGCATCTGCCGGAAGGTGTGCGAAGTGCGTTCCTGACGGCGCTAAAGATGAGGGTTAACACTCCCTATTCCGTTCATGACGGTCTCTTGTCGGGCAGTGATTTTGCATCAGAAAATGAACTGAGGAACAGGCAGCTGATGTCCGAACTGCGAGACAGCTTACTGCTTGTCAGACGCATCCATCGGGTTCTGCAGCGCCAGCTCCGGTCAGCGGAAAGGAGACAGCTATGA
- a CDS encoding ammonium transporter, producing MKRKWLCFVLAMLTLTIYPVSAFAADGPTAPDLQIGLDTAFTYLAFILVFFMQAGFAMLEAGSVRMKNAGHVAGKTVLTLAIASICFWAVGFGLGFGNGNGFFGTTGFGFGGDSMAASFKSLELSDVTLNVKFLFQMAFAAVSLAIVSGGMAERAKLSVYIIFGILFSIFIYPVVAHWVWGGGWLATMGMQDYAGSTVVHLTGATAAVVATILLKPRLGKFNKEGKPVIIPGHNQVFTVLGVIILWFGWFGFNPGSALSPMGGFFGYVALTTNIAAAAGGLAALVASWLYFGKSDIPAMLNGVLAALVAITGACAFVEPWAAFIIGLVAGAFTFMTSQWLERAGLDDPIYAFSVHGIAGMWGAVSTGLFATPELAKTVNVGQAGLFYGGGFHQLGVQVLGVIGTFAFVAILSFIFLYIMKLVSGIRVTEEEELMGLDISEHGTYGYPEQMKLISESESRKK from the coding sequence ATGAAGAGAAAGTGGTTATGTTTTGTGTTAGCGATGCTAACGCTGACGATTTACCCTGTCAGCGCTTTTGCCGCTGACGGACCTACTGCTCCGGACCTGCAGATCGGTCTGGACACAGCTTTTACTTATTTGGCATTTATTCTAGTATTCTTTATGCAAGCTGGCTTTGCCATGCTTGAAGCCGGTTCGGTCCGGATGAAGAATGCGGGCCACGTTGCAGGTAAGACGGTGCTGACGCTTGCAATTGCAAGCATTTGCTTCTGGGCGGTGGGCTTTGGCCTGGGCTTCGGGAACGGCAACGGCTTCTTTGGCACTACGGGCTTTGGATTCGGCGGAGATTCAATGGCTGCTTCTTTTAAATCTCTGGAACTTTCTGATGTAACCTTGAACGTGAAATTCCTGTTCCAAATGGCGTTTGCGGCTGTATCGCTTGCCATCGTCTCCGGCGGTATGGCGGAACGCGCGAAGCTGAGCGTATATATTATCTTCGGCATTTTGTTCTCCATCTTTATTTATCCGGTTGTCGCTCACTGGGTATGGGGCGGCGGCTGGCTGGCAACGATGGGCATGCAGGACTACGCAGGTTCGACAGTTGTCCATCTGACGGGTGCAACGGCGGCGGTAGTCGCTACAATCCTGCTCAAACCTCGCCTTGGCAAATTCAATAAAGAAGGCAAGCCGGTTATTATTCCGGGACATAACCAAGTATTTACGGTTCTCGGCGTTATCATTCTGTGGTTCGGCTGGTTCGGATTCAACCCAGGCAGCGCACTGAGCCCAATGGGCGGATTCTTCGGTTATGTGGCCCTGACCACGAACATTGCTGCAGCAGCGGGTGGTCTGGCAGCTCTGGTAGCCTCCTGGCTGTACTTCGGCAAGTCTGATATTCCGGCGATGCTGAACGGCGTTCTGGCCGCTCTCGTAGCCATTACAGGCGCCTGCGCCTTCGTTGAACCTTGGGCAGCTTTTATTATCGGTCTTGTTGCCGGCGCATTTACGTTCATGACTTCGCAATGGCTGGAACGCGCGGGTCTTGACGATCCGATCTACGCTTTCTCCGTACACGGTATCGCCGGTATGTGGGGTGCGGTATCCACTGGTTTATTCGCAACTCCTGAACTCGCTAAAACTGTAAATGTCGGTCAAGCCGGTCTGTTCTATGGCGGTGGCTTCCACCAGCTTGGTGTTCAAGTTCTCGGTGTAATTGGAACTTTTGCCTTCGTGGCAATCCTGTCCTTCATCTTCCTGTATATCATGAAGCTGGTAAGCGGCATTCGCGTTACGGAAGAAGAAGAATTGATGGGTCTGGATATCAGTGAACACGGTACTTATGGTTATCCTGAGCAAATGAAGCTGATTTCGGAATCCGAATCCCGGAAGAAATAA
- a CDS encoding zinc metallopeptidase yields the protein MMYLLVIVAFIFSLWAQFRVKGTFNKWAQVANLNGMTGYEAARRMLDSNGLSDVPIEPVHGALTDHYDPIHRVVRLSEPVYYERSISAVSVACHEVGHAIQHKVHYPMLVLRHRMFPVVNFASGVAPFMLLAGFLFSSLNLIGLGIIFFSAAVAFQLVTLPVEFNASNRARQVMVEQGFIRNDEERGVAKVLNAAALTYVAAALVSVLELLRLILVYTSNRD from the coding sequence ATGATGTATCTATTAGTAATAGTAGCTTTTATATTCTCGTTATGGGCTCAGTTCAGGGTAAAGGGAACCTTTAACAAATGGGCTCAGGTTGCCAACCTGAACGGGATGACCGGCTACGAGGCCGCAAGACGCATGCTGGATTCCAATGGTCTTAGCGATGTTCCGATTGAGCCTGTTCACGGCGCCCTCACCGACCACTATGACCCGATTCACCGGGTTGTCCGTTTGTCGGAGCCTGTATATTATGAACGCTCCATTTCAGCAGTCTCCGTGGCCTGCCACGAGGTAGGGCATGCCATTCAGCACAAAGTTCACTACCCGATGCTGGTGCTTCGCCACCGGATGTTCCCGGTCGTTAACTTCGCTTCGGGCGTCGCTCCTTTCATGCTGCTCGCCGGCTTCCTGTTCAGCTCCTTGAATTTGATCGGCCTTGGCATAATCTTCTTCTCGGCGGCTGTAGCCTTTCAGCTTGTAACATTGCCGGTGGAATTCAATGCCAGCAACCGGGCCCGCCAAGTCATGGTGGAGCAGGGCTTTATCCGAAACGATGAAGAACGCGGAGTCGCCAAAGTGCTTAACGCCGCAGCGCTGACCTACGTTGCCGCCGCTCTAGTCTCCGTACTTGAGCTGCTTCGCCTGATTTTGGTCTATACCAGCAATCGCGACTAA
- a CDS encoding MerR family transcriptional regulator codes for MNLYRIGELAKAANISERTIDYYTKLGLIHPETRSMKNYRLYSDETLDTLERINHLKQEKYTLEEIKSIIARWNAAAPDPDVSSKLAELEAHMQQLRREVKALEPALSRMKPGQAKLALAHLIPQGAACIEAIRLLLTQVPPI; via the coding sequence ATGAACCTATACCGGATCGGCGAACTGGCCAAAGCGGCTAATATCAGCGAGCGTACCATTGATTATTATACTAAGCTTGGACTGATTCATCCCGAGACAAGAAGTATGAAAAATTACCGGCTATACAGCGATGAAACCTTGGATACTCTGGAACGTATTAATCACTTGAAACAAGAAAAATATACATTGGAAGAAATCAAGTCCATCATAGCGAGATGGAACGCGGCAGCGCCCGATCCCGATGTATCCAGTAAGCTGGCGGAGCTTGAGGCTCATATGCAGCAGCTACGGCGTGAAGTTAAGGCGCTTGAACCGGCGCTGAGCCGGATGAAGCCGGGACAGGCCAAGCTGGCCTTGGCGCATCTGATTCCGCAGGGAGCGGCCTGCATTGAAGCCATACGTCTTCTATTGACGCAAGTGCCGCCAATCTAA
- a CDS encoding TlpA family protein disulfide reductase, giving the protein MKMANRRNLVIVILALVAVSVILLLHPGGKTETVQHVKNAPPAEQAILPANGKTLPTESGPKTGLLAPSFTIQGENGTTYAVGGVRDKVVLLNFWASWCDPCRAEAPELNKIAEKYKDTLDIYGINVTSYDYKANADRFVNKYKLIFPVMFDLKGEIYAKYNGAVFPTNVLIDRSGVISEIVLGGLTAEQLDEKLVKLKQQQRL; this is encoded by the coding sequence ATGAAGATGGCAAACCGCAGAAACTTGGTAATCGTTATTTTGGCGCTAGTTGCGGTATCCGTTATTTTGCTGCTGCATCCCGGAGGCAAGACGGAAACCGTTCAGCATGTTAAGAATGCGCCGCCGGCTGAACAGGCCATTCTTCCAGCTAACGGCAAGACCCTGCCGACCGAGAGCGGACCCAAGACTGGACTTTTGGCGCCCTCTTTCACGATCCAGGGTGAGAACGGGACCACTTATGCAGTCGGCGGAGTAAGGGATAAGGTCGTACTGCTCAATTTTTGGGCTTCCTGGTGTGATCCTTGCCGGGCAGAAGCGCCGGAATTAAACAAAATAGCCGAAAAGTACAAAGATACGCTTGATATTTATGGGATCAATGTGACAAGCTACGATTACAAGGCCAATGCGGACCGTTTTGTGAACAAGTATAAGCTAATCTTTCCCGTAATGTTCGATCTTAAGGGAGAGATTTATGCCAAATACAATGGCGCCGTGTTTCCTACCAATGTTCTGATCGACCGCAGCGGCGTTATTTCCGAGATTGTTCTCGGGGGATTGACCGCAGAGCAGCTTGACGAGAAGCTGGTGAAACTTAAGCAGCAGCAGCGTCTGTAA
- a CDS encoding exonuclease domain-containing protein: protein MKEPNKGGGFWNNLRHGGMPSAIASIRGGESAQQTAQQMAFIRSLMREKRRPEVLHTPLSELETIVFDLETTGFSSQHGDEILSFGAIKVVGEEVIEDECFYTLVNCQTSIPANITELTGITEEMSKAAPSLIDGLHNFMSFVGKRILVAHASAHDKSFLNAALWKTSKVQLTHRVLDTMMLARWLEPTRGNYTLDELLTVHGIPICGRHNALEDAKMTAKLWVSYLREISEHKQVETLGDLYAYLSRT, encoded by the coding sequence ATGAAGGAGCCGAACAAAGGCGGCGGGTTCTGGAACAACTTAAGACACGGCGGCATGCCGTCTGCGATCGCTTCGATTCGTGGCGGTGAATCCGCACAGCAGACCGCTCAGCAAATGGCTTTTATCAGGTCTTTGATGCGGGAGAAACGTCGGCCGGAGGTGCTCCATACGCCGCTGTCCGAGCTGGAGACCATTGTTTTTGATTTGGAAACAACTGGGTTTTCTAGTCAACATGGGGATGAGATTCTGTCATTCGGGGCGATTAAGGTCGTCGGGGAGGAGGTCATTGAGGACGAGTGCTTTTACACGCTTGTCAATTGTCAGACCTCCATTCCGGCGAATATAACCGAATTGACGGGAATTACCGAAGAAATGAGTAAAGCTGCGCCTTCGCTTATTGACGGACTTCATAATTTTATGTCATTTGTAGGTAAAAGAATATTGGTCGCCCATGCCAGCGCTCATGACAAATCGTTTCTGAATGCGGCGCTGTGGAAAACGTCGAAGGTACAGCTTACCCACCGTGTGCTGGATACGATGATGCTTGCGCGCTGGCTGGAGCCAACCCGGGGCAACTACACGCTTGATGAATTGTTGACGGTGCACGGTATCCCGATCTGCGGAAGACATAACGCGCTGGAAGACGCCAAAATGACGGCTAAGCTCTGGGTGTCTTACCTGCGTGAGATTTCCGAGCATAAGCAGGTGGAGACGCTGGGCGATCTGTATGCTTACTTGAGCAGAACTTGA
- the cimA gene encoding citramalate synthase yields the protein MSKSISIFDTTLRDGTQGEGISLSADDKLKIAKKLDDLGVHYIEGGIPGSNMKDIEFFKRVKDLHLNAKITAFGSTRRKNTQADQDDNLQRILAAGVPAATLVGKSWDFHVHTALQTSLEENLAMIGDSIAYLKSKGLEVIFDGEHFFDGYKNNPEYAAAVMSRAREAGADWLVMCDTNGGTLPHEIRDIISSLALQLPGAPLGIHTHNDCELAVANALSAIEAGARQVQGTINGYGERCGNANLCSIIPTLQLKMGYSCIPADSLPQLTNTARFVSEVANVNMPVNQPYVGSAAFAHKGGIHVSAILRDSRTYEHIAPELVGNKQRVLVSELAGQSNVLSKAQDMGLNLDPSSEQARKVIDKIKDLEHQGYQFEGADASLELLLREATGEMNELFTFESFKMLVEKSAGKPVVSEAFVKLKVGGETLYTAGEGNGPVNALDNALRKALLAHFPQLKDMHLSDYKVRVLDEKDQTAAKVRVLIESKNYSDTWSTVGVSANVIEASWEALVDSMRYALLGQISPEVTDLLDLGQRGLVNH from the coding sequence ATGTCTAAGTCCATCTCCATCTTCGATACAACGCTGCGCGACGGCACCCAAGGCGAAGGAATCAGTCTGTCGGCGGACGACAAGCTGAAAATTGCCAAGAAGCTCGACGATCTGGGTGTGCACTACATTGAAGGTGGCATTCCGGGAAGCAACATGAAGGATATCGAATTTTTCAAAAGAGTGAAAGATCTTCATTTGAACGCTAAAATCACCGCATTCGGCAGCACGCGCCGCAAGAACACGCAGGCGGACCAAGATGACAATCTTCAGCGTATACTGGCAGCAGGCGTACCGGCAGCGACACTGGTCGGAAAATCATGGGACTTCCATGTTCACACCGCCCTGCAAACCAGTCTAGAGGAAAATCTCGCCATGATCGGCGATTCCATCGCATATTTAAAAAGCAAAGGGCTTGAAGTCATTTTTGACGGCGAGCATTTCTTCGACGGATATAAGAATAATCCCGAGTATGCTGCGGCAGTCATGTCGCGCGCTCGCGAAGCGGGAGCCGATTGGCTCGTAATGTGCGATACCAATGGAGGAACGCTGCCGCATGAGATCCGGGATATCATCTCTTCTTTGGCCCTTCAATTGCCCGGCGCGCCGCTTGGTATCCATACCCATAACGACTGCGAGCTTGCTGTAGCCAACGCGCTCAGCGCAATAGAGGCCGGTGCCCGGCAGGTGCAGGGAACGATCAACGGATACGGTGAGCGCTGCGGCAACGCCAACCTCTGTTCCATCATTCCGACACTGCAGCTCAAGATGGGATACAGCTGCATTCCCGCGGATTCTCTGCCGCAGCTTACGAATACGGCCCGCTTCGTCAGCGAGGTCGCCAATGTTAATATGCCGGTAAATCAGCCTTATGTGGGAAGTGCGGCGTTTGCGCATAAGGGAGGCATTCACGTCTCCGCCATTCTGCGTGACTCCCGCACCTACGAGCATATCGCTCCCGAATTGGTCGGCAACAAGCAGCGCGTGCTGGTCTCTGAACTGGCCGGTCAGAGCAATGTACTGTCCAAAGCGCAGGATATGGGCCTGAATCTTGACCCTAGCAGCGAGCAGGCGCGCAAAGTGATTGACAAGATCAAAGATTTAGAGCATCAGGGCTACCAGTTCGAAGGCGCCGATGCTTCGCTCGAACTGCTGCTCCGTGAAGCGACGGGCGAAATGAATGAACTATTCACCTTCGAGTCGTTCAAGATGCTCGTAGAGAAATCCGCCGGAAAGCCGGTTGTCTCGGAAGCCTTCGTCAAGCTGAAGGTTGGCGGCGAAACTCTTTATACCGCCGGTGAAGGCAACGGCCCTGTCAATGCTCTGGATAATGCGCTGCGCAAGGCGCTTCTGGCTCATTTCCCGCAGCTGAAAGACATGCACTTGTCCGACTATAAGGTCCGTGTGCTGGACGAGAAGGATCAGACTGCCGCGAAGGTCCGCGTGCTAATCGAATCCAAAAATTATAGCGATACCTGGAGTACTGTCGGCGTATCCGCCAACGTTATCGAGGCAAGCTGGGAAGCGCTGGTTGACAGTATGCGCTACGCCTTGCTCGGTCAAATATCGCCGGAAGTGACCGATCTTCTGGATTTGGGGCAGCGCGGCCTGGTCAATCATTAA
- a CDS encoding DNA polymerase IV, with protein MSDKVDRYYPASGRVILHVDMNAFYCSVHEAENPEAYKGKPTAVAGSVELRKGIIVTCSYPARRRGVSTGMQVQRALRVCPELIVIKPDFHLYRRYSAAFMQIAYSYTPLLEAVSIDECYLDITGSRQFGTPLEIAGTIQNRIMDELGLPCSIGIAPNKLLAKMASDLKKPSGISILRLRDVPKVLWNKPCGEMFGIGAKTADKLKKIGIYSIGQLAAADESMLLDVFGVLGSWLKRAANGIDDSSVNPEREQSKSIGHTTTLPGDIAGIAEARPVLLALSDQVARRLRRQKLVASGVQLTVRTPDMKTITRSRQLEAPTETAEDIYRAACALFQKHWDEEKPIRLLGVTLHGLTPKEDSAIQLDLFDYERQPKKESLNQVMDMLRNKFGENAVLTAGMLSDPHTNLLRNHKARGTSLQKDQLRRPQQDEE; from the coding sequence ATGAGCGATAAGGTAGACCGGTATTATCCCGCCAGCGGCCGGGTTATACTGCATGTGGATATGAATGCGTTCTACTGTTCTGTCCATGAGGCCGAGAATCCGGAAGCCTATAAAGGCAAGCCGACCGCGGTGGCCGGAAGCGTGGAGCTGCGCAAAGGAATAATCGTCACCTGCTCCTATCCTGCAAGACGGCGCGGCGTATCTACGGGCATGCAGGTGCAGAGGGCCCTACGCGTGTGTCCGGAACTCATTGTCATCAAGCCCGATTTCCATCTCTACCGCCGTTATTCGGCAGCCTTCATGCAGATTGCCTACAGCTATACGCCATTGCTGGAAGCGGTATCCATTGACGAGTGTTATCTCGATATAACGGGGTCGCGCCAGTTTGGCACACCGCTGGAGATTGCCGGGACCATACAGAACCGCATCATGGATGAGCTTGGATTGCCATGCTCCATCGGAATCGCGCCCAACAAGCTGCTGGCCAAGATGGCCTCTGATCTCAAGAAACCGAGCGGTATTTCTATCTTAAGACTGCGGGATGTACCGAAGGTGCTGTGGAACAAGCCTTGCGGAGAAATGTTCGGAATCGGGGCCAAGACGGCGGATAAGCTGAAAAAAATAGGCATCTACAGCATCGGTCAGTTGGCTGCGGCGGATGAAAGTATGCTGCTTGACGTCTTCGGCGTTCTGGGCTCCTGGCTTAAACGCGCTGCGAATGGCATCGACGATTCTTCCGTGAATCCCGAGCGGGAGCAGAGCAAGTCGATTGGCCACACGACGACGCTGCCGGGGGATATCGCAGGGATAGCCGAAGCGCGGCCGGTGCTGCTCGCATTAAGCGACCAGGTGGCCAGAAGACTTCGTAGACAGAAGCTCGTCGCTTCCGGCGTTCAGCTTACCGTACGGACTCCTGATATGAAGACCATCACCCGTTCGCGGCAGCTGGAGGCTCCGACCGAGACGGCTGAGGATATATACAGAGCGGCCTGCGCACTGTTTCAAAAGCATTGGGATGAGGAGAAGCCCATTCGTCTGCTCGGAGTGACGCTGCACGGCTTAACTCCGAAGGAGGACTCCGCCATCCAGCTTGATCTGTTCGACTACGAGCGTCAGCCGAAAAAGGAATCGCTGAACCAGGTCATGGATATGCTGCGCAACAAATTCGGCGAGAATGCGGTGCTGACAGCGGGGATGTTAAGCGATCCGCACACGAATCTGCTGCGCAATCATAAGGCGCGCGGTACCTCGTTGCAAAAGGATCAGCTGCGCCGACCGCAGCAGGATGAGGAGTAG
- a CDS encoding L,D-transpeptidase, with protein MKNSQYLKQYVQMHPDNKMAWYLLGKEYKKNGQEGKANYCFNQAGGVYEAFEQSKVPSDMLREYEEELLRTARDREKRNGRIRRLLLLVSFLLLVLMPAAAKAPGDGSMMTAVEPEGQTNTVPAAQPGSNPDQEKAGDPAANTLLFTAREAGDAASARGLAGLLGSGGGKVPSLTAVLGMQRSGKWLLWKERLPVAYTLERNEGGRTMIQSYDAAACACKPPDAGELTDRGAEWQRRQEQLAALWSALHSFRAAKGRLPESIGELTGDFPGNWLAGTTPLMERAFAPLKAEAERKSENAAQGAAAGLDSPGADSGAAAEAAPSAGNGGAELPFLLQPLAILVDKQQHRLAVTSGGIIIRSYEVGLGGTRTPEGSFVITDKVVNPNGHDNGEFGSRGMQLSDTNYAIHGTNEPESVGKDESLGCIRMKRSDIEELFDLVPKGTKVQITQGGLPPGVTMGSENPFSLKAAGNQTNPRKQYHWLN; from the coding sequence ATGAAAAATTCACAGTACCTCAAGCAGTACGTACAGATGCATCCCGACAATAAAATGGCGTGGTATTTGCTGGGCAAGGAATATAAGAAAAACGGGCAGGAAGGTAAGGCGAATTACTGCTTTAACCAGGCCGGAGGCGTGTATGAGGCTTTTGAGCAGAGCAAAGTGCCGTCTGATATGCTGCGTGAATACGAGGAAGAATTGCTAAGGACGGCAAGGGATCGGGAGAAGCGGAATGGCAGAATACGCAGGTTGCTCCTGCTGGTGTCATTTCTGCTGCTCGTTCTGATGCCGGCTGCGGCTAAAGCGCCGGGCGACGGCTCGATGATGACGGCAGTCGAACCTGAGGGCCAAACGAATACCGTTCCGGCCGCGCAACCAGGAAGTAATCCTGATCAGGAGAAGGCCGGCGATCCAGCAGCGAATACACTTTTGTTCACAGCCCGGGAGGCTGGCGACGCAGCTTCCGCACGCGGTCTGGCCGGGCTGCTTGGAAGCGGCGGAGGCAAGGTTCCTTCCTTAACGGCTGTGCTTGGCATGCAGCGGTCGGGAAAATGGCTGCTCTGGAAGGAGCGGCTTCCCGTGGCCTATACCTTAGAGCGGAACGAGGGCGGCCGGACGATGATCCAGTCCTACGACGCCGCAGCATGCGCATGCAAGCCGCCGGATGCCGGGGAGCTGACTGACCGCGGGGCCGAGTGGCAGCGGCGCCAGGAACAGCTGGCTGCGCTCTGGAGCGCGCTGCATAGCTTTCGCGCCGCCAAGGGACGGCTGCCTGAATCGATCGGCGAGCTGACCGGCGATTTCCCGGGCAATTGGCTGGCCGGGACGACGCCGCTGATGGAGCGCGCCTTCGCGCCGCTGAAAGCCGAGGCGGAGCGAAAGAGCGAGAATGCGGCGCAAGGCGCTGCGGCTGGCCTGGACTCGCCGGGCGCGGATTCCGGAGCTGCTGCAGAGGCCGCGCCCTCAGCGGGCAATGGCGGAGCGGAGCTGCCATTCCTGTTACAGCCGCTCGCCATTCTCGTAGACAAGCAACAACACCGCTTGGCGGTAACCAGCGGCGGAATTATTATTCGGAGCTATGAAGTGGGCCTTGGAGGAACCCGGACGCCGGAAGGCAGCTTCGTCATTACCGACAAGGTCGTGAATCCGAATGGACATGACAACGGGGAATTCGGCAGCAGGGGAATGCAGCTCTCCGACACCAATTACGCCATTCATGGCACCAATGAACCGGAAAGCGTAGGCAAGGATGAATCATTGGGCTGTATTCGGATGAAGCGGAGCGATATTGAGGAGCTGTTCGATCTTGTTCCGAAAGGAACGAAGGTGCAAATCACCCAAGGGGGTCTTCCGCCTGGCGTAACGATGGGTTCAGAGAATCCGTTCTCCCTGAAAGCCGCCGGGAACCAGACCAACCCCCGCAAACAATACCATTGGCTGAATTAA
- a CDS encoding Mov34/MPN/PAD-1 family protein, translating to MTAFQGKVPPIWLQPSVYQALGKHLASALPHEACGVLLGAAAAGGMRIDTYVPMRNVAPDPLHAFVPHPADWISALYHAPPPIGLFHSHPLAVPQPSSADLDGLTGLGDHFSVYLIGAPGIEPANPILLNGYSIQRARTEGGERSVSLIEAQLQVLLK from the coding sequence ATGACAGCATTCCAGGGAAAAGTTCCGCCTATATGGCTACAACCTTCCGTATACCAAGCGCTGGGGAAGCATTTGGCATCCGCTCTTCCGCATGAAGCATGCGGCGTCCTGCTGGGTGCTGCCGCAGCGGGCGGCATGCGCATCGACACCTATGTGCCCATGCGCAACGTAGCGCCTGACCCGCTGCATGCTTTTGTCCCACATCCGGCAGACTGGATCTCGGCGCTGTATCACGCGCCTCCTCCGATCGGCCTGTTCCACTCCCATCCGCTTGCGGTCCCCCAGCCCTCTTCCGCCGACCTTGACGGGTTAACCGGTCTGGGTGACCATTTCTCGGTATATTTGATTGGCGCTCCCGGTATAGAGCCGGCGAATCCCATTCTTCTGAACGGGTATAGCATTCAACGCGCCCGAACCGAAGGCGGAGAACGATCGGTCTCGCTGATTGAAGCGCAGCTTCAAGTTCTGCTCAAGTAA
- a CDS encoding ferredoxin, with protein sequence MAKYTWVDKDTCIACGACGATAPDIYDYDDEGLAEVIYEGDANHGVTDIPEDLFDDLQDAADGCPTDSIKIADTPFNKEG encoded by the coding sequence ATGGCTAAGTACACTTGGGTTGACAAAGATACCTGTATTGCATGCGGCGCTTGCGGCGCTACGGCTCCCGACATTTACGATTATGACGATGAAGGGCTGGCTGAAGTTATCTATGAGGGAGACGCCAACCACGGCGTGACCGACATTCCGGAAGATTTGTTCGATGATCTGCAGGATGCCGCAGACGGCTGCCCGACGGATTCCATCAAGATTGCGGATACACCTTTCAACAAGGAAGGCTAA